Proteins encoded within one genomic window of Empedobacter falsenii:
- a CDS encoding site-specific integrase — translation MKSSIKIVCKKNALADGKFPIYLRITIDRKSKFYKIPYSCDLREWNEAKGRFNSKNSNYHQSNRVLSRFEDDASKILNELLEYKNTFTLIEFDNLYRQNSIDNNNFIEFLEFRIKQLYESKQISYSDSHNDTLISLRKFKSNIDKYSFDDIDYNFLLNYETFLRKTGCKDGGIGVYMRNIRATFNIAIKSKIAKQELYPFKDYKISTLKSQKIKKALTKEQLQNLIDFDIKKIPSAINARYLYLFSFYTRGMNFTDLAELRWGEIEYSKFSYKRNKTGINIRVKIPENDITNEILKFYKEYRPFTTDYIFPILKKDILDYNEEELFNRKHSVRSYYNKQLKLIFKELKIDTKINFYTARHTFATLSLRNGVQVSKIKQALGHQSIKTTESYLEDFKDYEIDEAFENLI, via the coding sequence ATGAAATCAAGTATTAAAATCGTTTGCAAAAAAAATGCGCTAGCTGATGGTAAATTTCCAATCTATTTAAGAATTACGATTGATAGAAAATCTAAATTCTATAAAATCCCTTATTCTTGTGATTTAAGAGAATGGAATGAAGCAAAAGGTAGATTCAATTCTAAAAATTCAAATTATCATCAATCAAATAGAGTATTAAGTAGATTTGAGGATGACGCTTCTAAAATTCTCAACGAACTCCTTGAGTATAAAAATACATTTACATTAATAGAATTTGATAATTTATATCGTCAAAATTCTATTGATAATAATAATTTTATTGAATTTTTAGAATTTAGAATAAAGCAATTATATGAATCAAAACAAATAAGTTATAGTGATTCTCATAATGATACTTTAATTTCTTTAAGAAAATTTAAAAGCAACATTGATAAATACTCATTTGATGATATTGATTATAACTTCTTATTAAATTATGAAACATTTTTAAGAAAAACTGGATGTAAAGATGGTGGTATTGGAGTATACATGAGAAATATACGTGCAACTTTCAATATTGCAATAAAATCAAAAATTGCAAAACAGGAATTATATCCTTTTAAAGATTACAAAATATCTACTCTTAAATCTCAAAAAATAAAAAAAGCACTAACCAAAGAGCAATTACAAAATTTAATAGATTTTGATATTAAAAAGATTCCTTCAGCAATTAATGCACGATATTTATATTTATTTAGTTTTTATACAAGAGGGATGAATTTTACTGATTTAGCAGAATTAAGATGGGGTGAAATAGAATATAGTAAATTTTCTTACAAAAGAAATAAAACAGGGATCAACATTCGTGTAAAAATTCCAGAAAACGATATTACAAACGAAATATTGAAATTCTACAAAGAATATCGTCCTTTTACTACCGATTACATTTTTCCAATACTAAAAAAAGATATTCTTGATTATAATGAAGAAGAGTTATTTAATCGAAAACATAGTGTTAGAAGCTATTACAACAAACAATTAAAGCTAATATTTAAAGAACTAAAAATTGACACAAAAATAAATTTCTATACTGCTCGCCATACTTTTGCTACATTATCTTTAAGAAATGGTGTTCAAGTTTCTAAAATTAAACAGGCTCTTGGTCATCAATCTATTAAAACTACTGAATCTTACTTAGAAGATTTTAAAGATTATGAAATTGATGAAGCTTTTGAGAATTTGATTTAG
- a CDS encoding LA2681 family HEPN domain-containing protein, whose amino-acid sequence MGKLDSDIYKYHTIFNQIKQEFCSARFLFYDSVVNQSPHFSDRETVIIDLLDYSLHSYNVEKTKLAFRTLYSILDKIAYLINVYLKLGYNSHEVTYRKIWYSKKGKLNPLIEQSQNWALRGLFWLYKDFFEKEELHSYLEPEAKELSTIRNFIEHKSFKIIEFGRSGISEDGFTYIIEREYFIEKTLKLMKTIRAGIIYTSLFINIEETIKDYDSDKLGKIKLSILDDNLKI is encoded by the coding sequence GTGGGAAAATTAGATTCAGATATTTATAAATATCATACTATTTTTAATCAGATAAAGCAAGAATTTTGTTCTGCTAGATTTCTTTTTTACGATTCTGTAGTTAATCAATCCCCCCATTTTAGTGATAGAGAAACGGTTATTATAGATTTACTTGATTATTCATTACACTCTTATAATGTAGAGAAAACAAAATTAGCATTTAGGACATTATATTCTATTTTAGATAAAATAGCATATTTAATTAATGTATATTTAAAATTAGGATATAATTCTCATGAAGTTACTTACAGAAAAATATGGTATTCAAAAAAAGGAAAACTTAATCCTTTAATAGAACAAAGCCAAAATTGGGCATTAAGAGGACTGTTTTGGCTTTATAAAGATTTTTTTGAAAAAGAAGAATTACATTCATATTTAGAACCAGAAGCTAAAGAGCTTTCAACTATTAGAAATTTCATTGAACATAAATCATTTAAAATTATAGAATTTGGAAGATCAGGAATATCAGAGGATGGTTTTACATATATTATAGAGAGAGAGTATTTTATTGAAAAAACTTTAAAGTTAATGAAAACTATAAGAGCTGGAATTATTTATACATCTCTATTTATAAATATTGAAGAAACTATAAAAGATTATGACTCAGATAAACTAGGAAAGATAAAGTTGTCAATTTTAGATGATAATTTAAAAATTTAG
- a CDS encoding HopJ type III effector protein: MILEKLNQNEANFADVIAHIEENYTYTASAFVNGNQENAVDQNQGSAKVFAFAKLNNFSEDDTLKLFAEHYQAVLDTPEGTDHNNIRQFMKNGWNGVKFENEVLRKK, from the coding sequence ATGATTTTAGAAAAATTAAACCAAAACGAAGCTAATTTTGCGGATGTTATCGCGCATATTGAAGAAAATTATACTTATACTGCTTCTGCTTTTGTAAATGGAAATCAGGAAAATGCTGTAGATCAAAATCAAGGAAGTGCTAAAGTTTTTGCGTTCGCAAAATTGAATAATTTTTCTGAAGATGATACATTAAAATTATTTGCCGAACATTATCAAGCGGTTTTAGATACGCCAGAAGGAACAGACCACAACAACATTCGTCAATTTATGAAGAACGGTTGGAATGGTGTCAAATTTGAAAACGAAGTGTTGAGAAAGAAATAA